The Enterobacter mori genomic interval ACAAAGGGATTCCAATTGCGACCACCACGGCGGTGGCGCTGGCGGAACATCATGATCGCGATGTGCCGTACTGCTTTAACCGTAAAGAGGCTAAAACCCATGGTGAAGGCGGCAATCTGGTCGGCAGCGCGCTGCAAGGCCGCGTGATGCTGGTCGACGATGTGATCACCGCGGGCACGGCGATCCGCGAATCGATGGAAATAATCCATGCTAACGGTGCGACGCTTGCTGGCGTGCTGATTTCTCTGGATCGTCAGGAACGTGGTCGCGGTGAAATCTCTGCTATTCAGGAAGTCGAGCGTGATTACGGCTGTAAAGTAACGTCGATTATCACCCTGAAAGACCTGATTGCGTATCTGGAAGAGAAGCCGGAGATGGCGGATCATCTGGCGGCGGTTCGTGCCTATCGGGAAGAGTTTGGCGTGTGATTTTTTTGCCCGGTGGCGCTAGCGCTTACCGGGCCTACGGGTTACGCAGGCCGGATAAAGTTACTGCAACTGCGAAGCCACTAACGGCCAGCGGGCGTCAAAATCGTCCGTTGGACGATATTTGAATTCACTGCGCACGAAGCGGGAGAGCATCCCTTCGCAAAACGCCAGGATCTGGCTTGCCAGCAGCGTCTCATCGGTGATGTACCCTTCGCCTTCACGCATCTTCTTCTCACGCAGTACCTGGCGCAGCTGCGCCTCTATGCGCTCAAAAAGCTGATTGATGCGGCCCTGCAGACGATCTTGTTCAAACATCAGCGCGTGGCCGGTGAGGATACGGGTCAAGCCCGGATTGCGTTCACCAAAGCCCAGGATTAACAGCACAATCAGACGCAGACGCGCGGTGGTGTCTTTTTCGTCTTTCAGAATCAGGTTGATGCGCGTGATCAGGCTGTCTTCAATAAACTCGATCAGGCTGTCGAACATCCGGGTTTTGCTCGGAAAATGACGGTACAGCGCCGCCTCAGACACGCCCACGGAGGCCGCCAGTTTTGCAGTGGTAATGCGTTGACTGCCATCGCTGGATTCAAGCATCAGAGCCAGAGACTGAAGTATTTCTTCGCGACGATTCCTTTTCGCGGTTTGTTTTTCTGCCATGTTACAAAATACCCCTGAAAATAAGCACTTGCCAGGCTGGCATCCACACAGCGACCGCAAACGGGCGTTTGCGGTTTGTTATTGCATTATGGCGCTGTGAGATGCGTATCTATCGGACGGTTATTTACGCCCGGAATGGCCGAAGCCGCCTTCGCCACGGTCGGTAGCGTCGAAGTCTGCCACCAGGTTAAATTCTGCCTGCACAACCGGTACAAAGACCATCTGCGCAATACGCTCGCCCGGTTCAATGGTGAAGCTGTCCTGACCGCGGTTCCAGACGGACACCATCAGCTGGCCCTGATAGTCAGAGTCGATCAGGCCGACCAGGTTACCCAGTACGACGCCATGCTTATGGCCCAGACCAGAGCGCGGCAGGATCACCGCCGCCAGAGACGGGTCAGAAA includes:
- the dut gene encoding dUTP diphosphatase, with translation MMKKIDVKILDPRVGEQFPLPTYATSGSAGLDLRACLDDAVELAPGATTLIPTGLAIHISDPSLAAVILPRSGLGHKHGVVLGNLVGLIDSDYQGQLMVSVWNRGQDSFTIEPGERIAQMVFVPVVQAEFNLVADFDATDRGEGGFGHSGRK
- the slmA gene encoding nucleoid occlusion factor SlmA, coding for MAEKQTAKRNRREEILQSLALMLESSDGSQRITTAKLAASVGVSEAALYRHFPSKTRMFDSLIEFIEDSLITRINLILKDEKDTTARLRLIVLLILGFGERNPGLTRILTGHALMFEQDRLQGRINQLFERIEAQLRQVLREKKMREGEGYITDETLLASQILAFCEGMLSRFVRSEFKYRPTDDFDARWPLVASQLQ
- the pyrE gene encoding orotate phosphoribosyltransferase, which translates into the protein MKSYQRQFIEFALNKQVLKFGEFTLKSGRKSPYFFNAGLFNTGRDLALLGRFYAEALVDSGIDFDLLFGPAYKGIPIATTTAVALAEHHDRDVPYCFNRKEAKTHGEGGNLVGSALQGRVMLVDDVITAGTAIRESMEIIHANGATLAGVLISLDRQERGRGEISAIQEVERDYGCKVTSIITLKDLIAYLEEKPEMADHLAAVRAYREEFGV